From the genome of Streptomyces sp. NBC_01260, one region includes:
- a CDS encoding MDR family NADP-dependent oxidoreductase, with protein MKIKEWVVREHVEGAPDVDRIYEKIVRDIDVDLAPDEMLLKTLYVSVDPYLQGIALDTPLGRHMGADSVMEVLEAGPRAAHRPGDLVQGFGGWRSHLVSAGEESLWQTGTFPMVFPAFRRLDPCWYDDALPLATALSAMGGPGMTAWGTLSTFLAAGPGDTLVISGASGAVGTLVGQLARLAGARVVGTTSSPQKAEYLSRLGFDEVVVYRQGDSAESVREALTRAAPDGVDRYFDNLGGAVTDVVFSLLNVGSQVAVCWQWATQVGQDVVGPRLLPYIMFPRATVRGIFSLEWFTDENWQALHTELGGRVRRGEVVCDHTLHHGFDSIPAAYGSLYHDRGTNLGKVLVEL; from the coding sequence GTGAAGATCAAGGAGTGGGTCGTCCGTGAGCATGTCGAGGGCGCTCCCGACGTCGACCGGATCTACGAGAAGATCGTCCGCGACATCGACGTGGACCTCGCACCGGACGAGATGCTGCTGAAGACGCTGTACGTCTCGGTCGATCCCTACCTCCAGGGCATCGCGCTGGACACCCCGCTGGGCCGGCACATGGGCGCCGACTCGGTCATGGAAGTGCTGGAGGCGGGCCCGAGGGCCGCGCACCGGCCGGGCGATCTGGTGCAGGGGTTCGGCGGCTGGCGCTCCCACCTGGTCAGCGCGGGCGAGGAATCGCTGTGGCAGACGGGAACCTTCCCGATGGTGTTCCCCGCCTTCCGCCGTCTCGACCCGTGCTGGTACGACGACGCGCTGCCCCTGGCGACGGCGCTGAGCGCGATGGGGGGTCCGGGCATGACCGCCTGGGGCACGCTCTCCACGTTCCTCGCCGCCGGGCCGGGGGACACCCTGGTGATCAGCGGTGCCTCCGGCGCGGTGGGGACACTGGTCGGCCAGCTGGCCCGGCTCGCGGGTGCCCGCGTGGTCGGCACGACGTCGAGTCCGCAGAAGGCGGAGTACCTGTCGCGGCTGGGGTTCGACGAGGTCGTCGTCTACCGGCAGGGCGACAGCGCCGAGAGCGTGCGCGAGGCGCTCACCCGGGCGGCTCCCGACGGCGTCGACCGCTACTTCGACAACCTCGGCGGTGCCGTGACCGACGTGGTCTTCTCCCTGCTCAATGTCGGCAGCCAGGTAGCGGTGTGCTGGCAGTGGGCGACCCAGGTCGGCCAGGACGTGGTGGGACCCCGGCTGCTGCCGTACATCATGTTCCCGCGCGCCACCGTGCGCGGGATCTTCTCACTGGAGTGGTTCACCGACGAGAACTGGCAGGCGCTCCATACCGAGCTCGGCGGCAGGGTCCGGCGGGGGGAGGTCGTCTGCGACCACACCCTCCACCACGGCTTCGACAGCATTCCCGCGGCCTACGGGAGCCTCTACCACGACCGGGGGACCAACCTGGGCAAGGTGCTGGTCGAGTTGTGA
- a CDS encoding cytochrome P450, which yields MEFAAPGPPRLTELTDGSPAWLVSRYPDVRQVLSDSRFGRAELYAPDGPSVSQVPGLVNDPDLMFNQDGPGHLRLRRTMRRAFTPRAVARWQPWIAAIVEQLLDGLADSNSDGDGPVDIVAEFTLPLPVAVISRLMGLDASARERMRHWSDHAFTDGSRCGDEVGAAMAEFSAFGAELLAARRREPGDDLVSGLVRAADEEGGIPEAQLVSLVCGLVVGGHDSTMTMLGNSLLYLLAERQEAWPRLAAAGESAGAVADRLLHLIPLGDDRGSTRRATEGVEVGGVLIPAGAVVLADCGMANRDPAVFPASTADDLFAPLEAPTLSFGAGPHYCLGAWLARVELQLALHRLAARFPGLRLAQPPDSVHWRVGTTSRSPERLLVTWPRREPDPVGPAPSGSLSGVRPGGRGR from the coding sequence ATGGAGTTCGCCGCTCCGGGCCCGCCGCGGCTCACCGAGCTCACGGACGGGTCTCCGGCCTGGCTGGTCAGCCGGTATCCCGATGTCAGGCAGGTGCTCAGCGACAGCCGGTTCGGCCGCGCCGAGCTGTACGCGCCGGACGGGCCGTCCGTGTCCCAGGTGCCGGGGCTGGTCAACGACCCGGACCTGATGTTCAACCAGGACGGCCCCGGTCACCTGCGACTGCGCCGCACCATGCGTCGCGCGTTCACTCCGAGAGCCGTCGCCCGGTGGCAACCCTGGATCGCGGCGATCGTGGAGCAGCTGCTGGACGGACTGGCCGACAGCAACAGCGACGGCGACGGGCCGGTGGACATCGTCGCTGAGTTCACACTGCCGCTGCCGGTGGCCGTGATCAGCCGGCTGATGGGACTGGACGCGTCCGCGCGTGAGCGGATGCGTCACTGGAGCGATCATGCCTTCACGGACGGCTCCCGCTGCGGTGACGAGGTGGGCGCGGCCATGGCCGAGTTCTCCGCGTTCGGCGCGGAACTACTGGCCGCACGGCGACGCGAGCCCGGGGACGATCTGGTGAGCGGCCTGGTCCGGGCGGCCGACGAGGAGGGGGGCATCCCCGAGGCACAACTGGTCAGCCTGGTCTGCGGACTGGTGGTGGGGGGACACGACAGCACGATGACGATGCTCGGCAACTCGCTCCTCTACCTGCTCGCCGAGAGGCAGGAGGCCTGGCCGCGCCTCGCAGCCGCGGGGGAGTCGGCCGGAGCGGTGGCCGACCGGCTGCTCCACCTGATCCCTCTGGGCGACGACCGCGGGAGCACACGTCGCGCGACCGAGGGCGTCGAGGTCGGGGGTGTTCTGATCCCGGCCGGAGCGGTGGTCCTGGCGGACTGCGGCATGGCCAACCGCGACCCCGCCGTCTTCCCGGCAAGCACGGCGGACGACCTGTTCGCACCGCTGGAGGCCCCCACCCTGTCCTTCGGTGCCGGACCGCACTACTGCCTGGGCGCATGGCTGGCCCGGGTGGAACTCCAGCTGGCCCTGCACCGTCTGGCGGCCAGGTTCCCGGGGCTCCGGCTGGCACAGCCGCCGGACTCCGTCCACTGGCGGGTGGGGACCACCTCACGCAGCCCGGAGCGCCTTCTGGTGACCTGGCCCCGGAGGGAACCGGACCCGGTGGGCCCCGCGCCTTCCGGGAGCCTGAGCGGGGTCAGGCCGGGTGGACGAGGCCGGTGA
- a CDS encoding type I polyketide synthase → MTSRVAPIRPLPELLREHARRLRSKVAFQDSTSRVTYEELELRTGRLAGHLAGLGLRHGERVAVLLGNRVEAVESVLAVTRAGAVGVPMDSRSTRAELAHMLDDSGARVVITDRSHLGLLRLLLPERPYLTVVLVEAGGGDADVLADTAGTFSYEDMAATEPPVPAPDDLGLDEVAWLLYTSGSTGKPKGVLSTQRNRLSSVASGFVAVLGMSAGDRLLWPLPLHHAMGQILCVVGVAATGASAVILPRFSVADVLGELRRTDDPFTLLAGVPTTYGKLLDAVGAERLGAPALRGCVSGGAAAGSVFRGVFEETCRVPFFEHYGSTEAGAVTMPVPGEARPGGSCGRVLPGTRVRIGDGSASGGEASGEGEGELWVGGPGVMAGYHGRPDDTAEVLRDGWYRTGDLARIDAGGELTITGRVSELIIRAGENVHPGEVEGVLLSLAGIKDAAVTGRPDEVLGEVPVAYLVPVKAGALDRRAVLAACREQLSPFKVPAALYEVDGIPRTASGKAKRYVLADLPARLLEAEAEAEAEAEAEAEAEAEAEAEAEAEAEAEAEAEAEAEAASPAGLGSVDLPALVRGEVAAVLGCAVDEVEPGTAFRDLGLDSLTSTVLSNRLSAVTGLSLSEAAAFDFPTTTEMAAHLRARLTGEPAGEASTRPDGAGMDDDPVVIVGMACRFPGGVESPEDLWRLVDEGVDAITPFPADRGWDIDGLFDPDPGRAGRTYVREGGFLSGVDRFDPAFFGISPREALAMDPQHRLLLEVAWEAFEHAGIDPGTVRGTRTGVYAGLMYSDYAGRFARTPEQVEGYLGIGNAGSVASGRIAYTLGLEGPAITVDTACSSSLVALHLAAQALRRGECSLALAGGVTVMSGPNSFVEFSRQRALAPDGRCKAFAASADGTGWAEGAGMLLVTRLSEARLAGYRVLAVVRGSAVNQDGASNGLTAPHGPAQQRVIRQALSDARLEPGEIDAVEAHGTGTRLGDVIEAEAFLAAYGRAGERESPLWLGSVKSNFGHTQAAAGMAGVMKMVQAMEHGVLPRTLHADEPTPRVDWSSGAVSLLTRAVPWPRTGRPRRAGVSSFGISGTNAHVVLEQAPGADRCAPGGRSTVVGEAVTAATAVAFPVSARSAAGLRAQARRLHDEVGARPGTSLLDFGFSLATTRAAFEYRAGVVAGDREELLACLDAVAEGQQRPGVSTSGPRPAGPVVFLFTGQGSQRAGMGRELYETYPVYARSFDETCALLDPLLPKPLREVVFADAGAEGPEESGLLHSTRFAQPALFALEVALFRLLESWGVRPDMVAGHSVGEVAAAHAAGVLSLADACALVAARGRLMDELPSGGAMAAVQADENEIAAFLAGREQEVDIAALNGRSVVVSGDEPAVLEAMAYWRGQGRGTTRLRVSHAFHSARMEPMLDAFAAVARGITYSPPLLPLVSAVADRSATDAELCSPGHWVDHVRRPVRFADSVRFLRERGATHYVELGPDGVLSGMARDCLSGAHAPAPVTDGAAPAPLVVPTLRGTRPEAEALLTAVAALHAHGVSIDWRAVFAGRGARRTELPRYAFQRGRYWLEADRLEADRPQAVAEPDAVPHPFLRSATSTADDGGLLLSGLLSLRDHPWLADHAVLGAVLLPATAFVDMAVHAGGRVGAAVLEELTLTAPLSLSWEETVELQVKVARAEAGGRRSVVFYARPRTSGQEGSWSRHASGILASQEPAEPVVVSGPWPPSGAVPLALDAGPGAGFYDLLAGAGLGYGPAFQGLRAAWRLGDDILAEVSLPPEEQGNAGRFTLHPALLDAALHTMTLGAVTPAPDDSHSSGSGIDSGGGVSLPFAWSGVRLHASGAGRLRVRVSPTAQSGARLELTDGSGALVATVRSLVLRPLPREQLKEVRAHDDGLFRLDWTRLPDSPASVTAPRTWGVLGEPGPRLRDALLRSGVRLEAYADPASAGADAPDVVVACPPLTGTDGPDRASAAHRTAGWALRLVQDWLAEERLANSRLVVLTSGAVVTGAETDAVTAKGDAALVCAPVWGLLRSAQTENPGRFALVDVDGSPASEGALAQVLAGPEPQTAVREGAAYVPGLVRASRAPADEGAPRRLDPGGTVLITGGSGSLGVSFARHLVLTHGVRHLLLVGRRGAGAPGTVELCAELAGLGAEVTVAACDVADRTALTALLAAVPREHPLTGVIHTAGVLDDGVIGALTPERLDRVLRPKVDAALALHELTRDSDLAVFALFSSVAGVLGSGGQGNYAAANSFLDALAQHRRSTGLPGTSLVWGPWQQSGGMTADLASADLHRMARSGLIPLRTDEGLALFDTAVQSRDAVLVAARLDPEVRGATGAAFSRVPGRGPARRAPAEPGAGDLLQHRLANTPSGEHGALLLSEVRTEAAAALGYTAGPSAVEADRPLAELGLDSLAAVELRNRLATVTGLALPATLLFDHPTPRAVAAHLEEHFSRTAPESPKSPVSSPAPQVTPGGAMGGALEGTSVPGGAATDSLSALFRTACALGKAWEGMALLTIASRFREVFDSAEALGTPPAAVTVATGAARPRLICFPALSALSGPHEYARFGLSLQGRRDVSVLPNPGFLPREALPATLDAFVSAQAAAVLACSGDEPFVLLGRSAGGWVAHAVAGYLERTGVRPSAVVLVDTFPGDSVSRAGEGPALSAMTVGMLDKAAQFASAETDRLTAMAGYLERFSGWEPSELSAPTLFVRARDGLPGIEAAEPWRLPHGEVTVPGDHFTMLEEHARTTALAVHAWLSERF, encoded by the coding sequence GTGACATCACGTGTAGCCCCGATCCGGCCATTGCCCGAGCTGCTCCGGGAACATGCGCGGCGCCTCCGCTCCAAGGTCGCGTTCCAGGACTCCACGTCGCGTGTGACCTATGAGGAGTTGGAACTGCGGACCGGCCGGCTGGCCGGCCATCTGGCCGGACTCGGGCTGCGGCACGGTGAGCGGGTGGCGGTCCTTCTCGGTAATCGCGTCGAAGCGGTGGAGAGCGTTCTCGCTGTCACCAGAGCGGGCGCGGTCGGTGTGCCGATGGACTCACGGAGCACGCGTGCGGAGCTGGCTCACATGCTGGACGACAGCGGAGCCCGGGTCGTCATCACCGACCGTTCTCATCTGGGCCTGCTGCGGCTGCTCCTGCCGGAGCGCCCGTACCTGACTGTGGTGCTCGTCGAGGCGGGGGGCGGTGACGCCGACGTCCTGGCGGATACGGCCGGCACGTTCTCTTATGAGGACATGGCCGCTACCGAGCCGCCGGTGCCCGCTCCGGACGACCTCGGGCTCGATGAGGTGGCATGGCTGCTCTACACCTCCGGTTCGACCGGTAAGCCCAAGGGTGTGCTGTCCACACAGCGCAACCGTTTGTCGTCGGTGGCTTCCGGTTTCGTCGCCGTCCTTGGTATGTCGGCCGGCGACCGGCTGCTCTGGCCGCTGCCCCTGCACCACGCGATGGGCCAGATCCTGTGTGTCGTCGGGGTGGCCGCGACCGGAGCGTCTGCTGTGATCCTGCCGCGGTTCTCCGTGGCGGACGTGCTGGGTGAACTGCGCCGGACGGACGACCCGTTCACTTTGCTGGCCGGTGTGCCGACGACGTACGGCAAGCTCCTTGACGCCGTGGGTGCCGAGCGGCTGGGGGCTCCCGCGCTCCGTGGCTGTGTCAGTGGGGGTGCGGCTGCCGGGTCTGTTTTCCGGGGGGTCTTCGAGGAGACCTGTCGGGTTCCGTTTTTTGAGCATTACGGGAGTACCGAAGCGGGGGCCGTCACGATGCCGGTACCGGGTGAGGCCCGGCCGGGGGGTTCGTGTGGCCGTGTGCTGCCTGGCACCCGGGTGCGTATCGGCGACGGCAGCGCGAGCGGCGGTGAAGCGTCGGGTGAGGGTGAGGGTGAGTTGTGGGTTGGGGGGCCCGGTGTCATGGCCGGATATCACGGCCGGCCCGATGACACTGCCGAGGTCCTGCGTGACGGGTGGTACCGCACCGGTGACCTCGCCCGGATCGATGCCGGCGGTGAGCTCACCATCACGGGCCGGGTCAGTGAGCTGATCATTCGTGCCGGTGAGAACGTCCACCCCGGTGAGGTGGAGGGGGTACTGCTGTCGCTGGCGGGCATCAAGGACGCTGCTGTGACCGGCCGACCTGATGAGGTACTCGGTGAGGTGCCGGTCGCCTACCTGGTCCCGGTGAAGGCCGGTGCACTCGACAGGAGGGCGGTCCTCGCTGCTTGCCGGGAGCAGTTGTCGCCGTTCAAGGTCCCTGCCGCCCTCTATGAGGTGGACGGGATCCCGCGTACCGCCTCGGGGAAGGCCAAGCGGTACGTGCTCGCCGACCTGCCGGCGAGGCTCCTGGAAGCCGAAGCCGAAGCCGAAGCCGAAGCCGAAGCCGAAGCCGAAGCCGAAGCCGAAGCCGAAGCCGAAGCCGAAGCCGAAGCCGAAGCCGAAGCCGAAGCCGAAGCCGAAGCCGAAGCCGCCTCGCCCGCAGGGCTGGGCTCGGTGGATCTGCCGGCTCTGGTGCGGGGTGAGGTCGCCGCCGTACTGGGGTGCGCCGTCGATGAGGTGGAGCCGGGGACCGCGTTCCGTGATCTGGGTCTTGACTCGTTGACGTCGACCGTACTGTCCAACCGTCTGTCGGCGGTAACCGGTCTCTCTCTGTCCGAGGCCGCCGCCTTCGATTTTCCCACCACGACGGAGATGGCCGCCCACCTCCGGGCGCGGCTCACCGGCGAGCCGGCCGGTGAGGCGTCCACCCGCCCGGACGGAGCCGGCATGGATGACGACCCCGTGGTGATCGTCGGGATGGCGTGCCGTTTCCCTGGCGGTGTGGAGTCCCCGGAGGATCTGTGGCGGCTGGTCGATGAGGGTGTCGATGCCATCACGCCGTTCCCTGCCGACCGGGGATGGGACATCGACGGGCTGTTCGACCCGGATCCTGGACGGGCGGGCCGGACGTACGTACGCGAGGGCGGCTTCCTGTCCGGGGTGGACCGCTTCGATCCGGCGTTCTTCGGTATCTCGCCCCGCGAGGCTTTGGCGATGGATCCGCAGCACCGGCTGCTCCTCGAAGTCGCCTGGGAGGCCTTCGAGCATGCCGGAATCGACCCCGGCACGGTGCGCGGGACACGTACAGGTGTCTATGCCGGGCTCATGTACAGCGATTACGCCGGCCGGTTCGCCCGTACTCCGGAGCAGGTCGAGGGTTATCTCGGTATCGGGAACGCGGGCAGTGTCGCTTCCGGCCGTATCGCTTACACCCTGGGCCTGGAAGGGCCGGCGATCACTGTGGACACGGCGTGTTCGTCGTCGTTGGTGGCCCTGCACCTGGCGGCTCAGGCGCTGCGCAGGGGTGAGTGTTCGCTCGCGCTGGCCGGTGGTGTCACGGTGATGTCGGGGCCCAACTCTTTTGTGGAGTTCAGCAGGCAGCGCGCGCTGGCGCCCGACGGCCGCTGCAAGGCGTTCGCCGCGTCGGCGGACGGCACCGGGTGGGCCGAGGGTGCGGGAATGCTGCTGGTGACCCGGCTGTCCGAGGCGCGGCTGGCCGGGTACCGGGTGCTGGCTGTGGTGCGTGGTTCCGCGGTGAATCAGGACGGTGCGAGCAATGGCCTGACCGCGCCGCACGGGCCGGCGCAGCAGCGGGTGATCCGTCAGGCTCTGTCCGACGCGCGGCTGGAGCCCGGGGAGATCGACGCGGTGGAGGCGCATGGCACGGGCACCCGGCTCGGTGACGTCATCGAGGCGGAGGCATTCCTGGCGGCCTACGGGCGGGCCGGGGAGCGGGAGAGCCCGTTGTGGCTGGGCTCGGTCAAGTCGAACTTCGGGCATACGCAGGCCGCGGCGGGTATGGCCGGTGTGATGAAGATGGTCCAGGCGATGGAGCACGGTGTGCTGCCCCGTACGCTGCACGCCGATGAGCCGACGCCGAGGGTGGACTGGTCCTCGGGTGCGGTGTCGCTGCTGACCCGGGCGGTGCCGTGGCCCCGGACCGGCCGGCCCAGGCGGGCGGGTGTGTCGTCCTTCGGGATCAGCGGGACCAATGCGCATGTGGTATTGGAGCAGGCGCCCGGGGCGGACCGGTGTGCCCCGGGCGGCCGCTCCACGGTGGTGGGGGAGGCCGTGACGGCAGCAACAGCCGTGGCGTTCCCGGTGTCGGCCAGGAGCGCCGCGGGGCTTCGGGCACAGGCCCGACGGCTGCACGACGAAGTGGGTGCGCGCCCTGGAACGAGCCTGCTGGATTTCGGGTTCTCGCTGGCCACGACCCGCGCGGCCTTCGAGTACCGCGCGGGGGTGGTGGCCGGTGACCGGGAGGAGTTGCTCGCTTGCCTCGATGCGGTGGCCGAAGGGCAGCAGCGGCCGGGGGTGAGTACGAGCGGTCCCCGCCCGGCGGGCCCGGTCGTCTTCCTGTTCACCGGCCAGGGCAGCCAGCGTGCCGGTATGGGCCGGGAACTGTATGAGACGTATCCCGTCTACGCCCGTTCCTTTGACGAGACCTGCGCGCTGCTGGATCCGCTCCTGCCGAAGCCGCTGCGGGAGGTGGTGTTCGCGGACGCGGGAGCCGAGGGACCGGAGGAGAGCGGGCTTCTGCATTCGACGCGGTTCGCGCAGCCCGCGCTCTTCGCCCTGGAAGTGGCCCTGTTCCGGCTGCTGGAGTCCTGGGGTGTACGCCCGGACATGGTGGCGGGGCATTCCGTCGGCGAGGTTGCGGCGGCACACGCCGCCGGGGTGCTGTCCCTCGCCGACGCCTGCGCGCTGGTGGCGGCACGGGGCCGTCTGATGGACGAACTTCCTTCGGGCGGGGCGATGGCCGCCGTACAGGCCGACGAGAACGAGATCGCCGCGTTCCTCGCCGGCAGGGAGCAGGAGGTGGACATCGCGGCCCTGAACGGCCGCTCGGTCGTCGTCTCGGGTGACGAACCGGCGGTGCTGGAGGCCATGGCGTACTGGCGCGGACAGGGCCGCGGGACCACGCGGCTGAGGGTGAGTCACGCGTTCCACTCCGCGCGCATGGAACCCATGCTCGACGCGTTCGCCGCGGTGGCGCGGGGGATCACCTACTCCCCGCCCCTGCTTCCCCTGGTGAGCGCGGTGGCGGACCGGTCGGCCACGGACGCGGAGCTGTGCTCGCCCGGCCACTGGGTGGACCACGTACGTCGCCCGGTCCGCTTCGCCGACTCGGTGCGGTTTCTGCGGGAGCGCGGCGCGACCCACTATGTGGAGCTCGGCCCGGACGGTGTGCTCTCGGGCATGGCACGGGACTGCCTGTCCGGCGCGCACGCGCCTGCGCCGGTGACGGACGGTGCCGCGCCTGCGCCCCTGGTCGTCCCGACGCTGCGCGGGACCCGGCCGGAAGCCGAGGCGCTGCTCACCGCCGTCGCCGCACTGCACGCCCACGGTGTGAGCATCGACTGGCGTGCCGTCTTCGCGGGACGTGGTGCACGGCGTACGGAACTGCCCAGGTATGCGTTCCAGCGTGGGCGGTACTGGCTGGAGGCGGACCGGCTGGAGGCGGACCGGCCGCAAGCCGTGGCGGAGCCGGATGCGGTGCCTCATCCGTTTTTGCGCTCTGCCACGTCGACGGCGGACGACGGCGGTCTGCTGCTGAGCGGTCTGCTGTCACTGCGTGACCATCCCTGGCTGGCCGACCACGCGGTGCTGGGCGCCGTGCTGCTGCCCGCGACGGCATTCGTCGACATGGCGGTGCACGCGGGAGGCCGGGTGGGGGCCGCTGTGCTGGAGGAACTCACTCTGACGGCGCCGCTGTCGTTGTCGTGGGAGGAAACGGTCGAGTTGCAGGTGAAGGTGGCGCGGGCGGAGGCGGGTGGGCGGCGGTCCGTGGTCTTTTACGCGCGGCCGCGCACTTCCGGGCAGGAGGGGTCCTGGAGCCGCCACGCGTCCGGGATCCTCGCGTCCCAGGAGCCGGCGGAGCCCGTGGTCGTGTCCGGTCCGTGGCCGCCTTCGGGCGCCGTCCCGCTGGCGCTCGACGCCGGGCCCGGCGCAGGTTTCTATGACCTGCTTGCTGGGGCCGGGCTCGGTTACGGCCCGGCTTTCCAGGGGCTGCGGGCCGCCTGGCGTCTGGGCGACGACATCCTCGCGGAAGTCTCGCTCCCGCCCGAGGAGCAGGGCAACGCCGGGCGGTTCACGCTGCATCCGGCTCTGCTGGACGCGGCGCTGCACACCATGACGCTCGGGGCAGTCACACCGGCGCCGGACGACAGTCACAGCAGCGGCAGCGGCATTGACAGTGGTGGTGGGGTGTCTTTGCCGTTCGCCTGGAGTGGTGTGCGGCTTCACGCATCCGGTGCCGGCCGGCTGCGGGTGCGTGTCTCGCCGACGGCGCAGAGCGGAGCACGGCTGGAGCTGACCGACGGGTCCGGAGCCCTCGTGGCCACGGTGCGCTCGCTGGTCCTGCGGCCGCTTCCCCGCGAGCAGTTGAAGGAGGTCCGGGCGCACGACGACGGCCTGTTCCGTCTGGACTGGACGCGCCTGCCCGATTCGCCCGCCTCGGTGACGGCGCCGCGTACGTGGGGTGTTCTGGGCGAGCCCGGTCCGCGGTTGCGCGACGCGCTCCTCAGGTCGGGTGTCCGGCTGGAGGCGTACGCGGATCCGGCTTCGGCGGGCGCGGACGCACCGGACGTCGTGGTCGCGTGTCCGCCGCTGACGGGGACGGACGGGCCGGACCGTGCGTCGGCCGCACACCGTACGGCTGGATGGGCGCTGCGGCTGGTGCAGGACTGGCTCGCGGAGGAACGCCTGGCCAACTCCCGTCTGGTCGTCCTCACGTCGGGCGCTGTCGTGACCGGGGCGGAGACAGACGCCGTCACCGCGAAGGGCGACGCTGCTCTCGTCTGCGCGCCGGTGTGGGGTCTGCTCCGCTCGGCGCAGACGGAGAACCCGGGCCGTTTCGCACTGGTCGATGTCGACGGCAGCCCCGCGTCCGAAGGTGCCCTGGCCCAGGTCCTGGCGGGCCCGGAGCCGCAGACGGCCGTGCGGGAGGGGGCCGCGTACGTGCCGGGACTGGTTCGCGCCTCGCGTGCGCCGGCGGACGAGGGTGCACCGCGCCGGCTGGATCCCGGGGGGACCGTCCTGATCACCGGGGGATCGGGCTCCCTGGGCGTCTCTTTTGCCCGCCACCTCGTGCTCACGCACGGAGTACGCCACCTGCTGCTCGTCGGACGGCGCGGAGCCGGCGCGCCCGGAACCGTCGAGCTGTGCGCGGAGCTGGCCGGGCTGGGTGCCGAGGTGACGGTCGCCGCGTGCGACGTCGCCGACCGTACCGCGCTGACCGCGCTCCTGGCGGCTGTGCCGCGGGAGCACCCGCTGACCGGCGTGATCCACACCGCGGGTGTGCTGGATGACGGTGTGATCGGCGCGCTCACACCGGAGCGCCTGGACCGGGTGCTGCGGCCGAAGGTGGACGCGGCGCTCGCGCTGCACGAGTTGACCCGGGACAGTGATCTGGCGGTCTTCGCCCTGTTCTCGTCGGTGGCCGGTGTGCTCGGATCCGGCGGTCAGGGCAACTACGCGGCGGCGAACTCGTTCCTGGACGCTCTGGCGCAGCACCGCAGGAGTACCGGCCTGCCGGGCACCTCTCTTGTCTGGGGGCCCTGGCAGCAGAGCGGCGGTATGACCGCCGATCTCGCAAGCGCGGATCTGCACCGGATGGCCCGCTCCGGCCTCATCCCGCTGCGCACCGATGAGGGCCTCGCACTCTTCGACACCGCCGTCCAGAGCCGGGACGCGGTCCTGGTCGCAGCTCGTCTGGACCCGGAAGTGCGCGGGGCAACCGGCGCAGCCTTCTCCCGGGTGCCGGGCCGCGGTCCCGCCCGCCGGGCACCCGCGGAGCCCGGGGCCGGCGATCTTCTGCAGCACCGGCTGGCGAACACACCCTCCGGCGAACACGGCGCACTGCTCCTGTCGGAAGTACGGACGGAGGCGGCCGCGGCGCTCGGATACACCGCAGGGCCGTCCGCGGTCGAGGCGGACCGCCCGCTGGCGGAGCTGGGTCTCGACTCACTGGCCGCGGTCGAGCTGCGCAACCGGCTCGCGACGGTGACGGGGCTTGCCCTGCCGGCCACGCTCCTGTTCGATCACCCCACCCCGCGTGCGGTCGCCGCCCACCTGGAGGAACACTTTTCGCGGACTGCGCCGGAATCCCCGAAATCCCCGGTGTCATCCCCGGCCCCGCAGGTGACGCCGGGGGGAGCGATGGGCGGAGCCCTGGAAGGGACTTCGGTGCCCGGTGGCGCCGCGACCGATTCCCTGTCCGCTCTGTTCCGTACGGCGTGTGCTCTGGGCAAGGCGTGGGAGGGGATGGCACTTCTGACGATCGCCTCCCGCTTCCGTGAGGTCTTCGACAGCGCGGAGGCCCTGGGCACCCCACCCGCAGCCGTCACCGTCGCGACCGGGGCCGCCCGCCCCCGGCTGATCTGTTTCCCGGCTCTCAGCGCGCTCTCGGGCCCTCATGAGTACGCCCGCTTCGGGTTGTCCCTTCAGGGCCGGCGGGACGTTTCGGTGCTGCCGAATCCGGGGTTCCTGCCGCGCGAGGCCCTGCCCGCGACGCTGGACGCCTTCGTGTCGGCGCAGGCCGCCGCCGTTCTCGCGTGTTCGGGCGACGAGCCGTTCGTGCTGCTGGGCCGTTCGGCGGGGGGCTGGGTGGCGCACGCTGTGGCCGGGTACCTCGAACGCACGGGCGTGCGTCCGTCCGCCGTGGTCCTGGTCGACACCTTTCCCGGCGACAGCGTCAGCCGGGCCGGCGAGGGGCCCGCGCTTTCTGCCATGACCGTGGGGATGCTCGACAAGGCCGCTCAGTTCGCCTCGGCGGAAACCGACCGGCTCACGGCGATGGCCGGCTACCTGGAACGGTTCTCCGGCTGGGAACCGTCGGAGCTCTCAGCACCCACACTTTTCGTCCGCGCCAGGGACGGTCTGCCCGGCATCGAGGCAGCGGAGCCGTGGCGCCTGCCCCACGGGGAAGTCACCGTGCCGGGCGACCACTTCACCATGCTGGAGGAACATGCCCGTACGACCGCTCTCGCTGTCCACGCGTGGCTCTCCGAGCGTTTTTGA
- a CDS encoding IS3 family transposase, producing MTVHPFIEAEKQEGHSVKRACELMKVSRTAYYARRSGPPGLRAVRDAELTVQITEVHMKSRGTYGAPRVHAELKREGAGCGRRRVARLMRAAGLQGRHRRRRHVTTTPDPGAALRPDLIVRDFQPGRTGLDARWCGDITYVPTEEGWLYLATVIDIASRRVVGWATADHLRTELVADALTAACRQRRPTRPVIFPADVPSLPPG from the coding sequence GTGACGGTGCACCCGTTCATCGAGGCGGAGAAGCAGGAAGGTCACAGCGTCAAACGGGCGTGTGAGCTGATGAAGGTCTCCCGCACCGCCTACTATGCCCGTCGCTCCGGTCCGCCCGGACTCCGTGCGGTGCGGGATGCCGAGCTGACCGTGCAGATCACCGAGGTTCATATGAAATCGCGCGGGACCTACGGGGCGCCGCGCGTGCACGCCGAGCTCAAGCGCGAAGGCGCCGGGTGCGGCCGCCGTCGTGTCGCGCGGCTGATGCGGGCTGCTGGGCTGCAGGGCCGGCACCGCCGCCGACGGCACGTGACCACGACTCCCGATCCCGGGGCTGCCCTCCGACCCGACCTCATCGTCCGGGACTTCCAGCCCGGCCGCACCGGGCTCGATGCCCGCTGGTGCGGCGACATCACGTATGTCCCGACCGAGGAGGGCTGGCTCTATCTGGCCACGGTCATCGACATCGCCTCCCGGCGCGTGGTCGGCTGGGCAACCGCTGATCACCTGCGGACCGAGCTGGTGGCCGATGCGCTGACAGCCGCCTGCCGGCAGCGCCGCCCCACCCGTCCCGTGATCTTCCCCGCCGACGTACCCAGCCTGCCACCGGGCTGA